The genomic window tcTATGTGCCTTACTATTGGTCGCATGTTAATGAAGCCTGTCATTCTCAGTATTAGAACAGtacatagtaaacattatatGTATTGTCAACAGCAAACGGAGTGACTGGTAGTCAGTACTTATGGTAGACAGATTATTCACACCCAGGAACACACCTCAAATCCCAGCTGCTTTTGTCTGAAGCATAAAGGTCAGACAGTTAAGAAACTGCTGTTGCGTTTGTGCAATGAATTGACACGAGGATTCATGTTACTTGTGGCTAAGAAGAGAAATCCTGATCACATGGTGAGTCATCTCAACTGCCTAAAGGTGACTTTATGTCCCCATTTGTACCTGGCATTAACATACCATCTTGCCATCATACCATATCCTATCTTGATAggatatccagatacagatgGAAAAACACATTAGTGGAAGGTGTAAATGGACACAAAAAATGTTACTAATGGAAAGTGAATGTTCCAGCCAGACCTCAGGCCTGTAACACTGAGTAAGATTAGTGGGTTTGCCAGCTATCTTTGGGCTTAATTCAGGTTTTGCAGTATCATGAAGCTGGCTCACTTTTTACCAAGATTAAATTTACCATGGTAATTTACGCTGAACAGCTAATTAATTCAGATGATCAGATCACAACCTGTCATCATtctgaccactgaccaatcagatcactggaaaaaagagtcatcattcctacaagatcttgacatggacaaaagtccagAGTTCACAATAgagtgacaagtaaaaaagagcaatatagCCTACTGTATATTCTTATGggtcagtagaaacattttattgttattattacttttattattattattacttttattattattttatgtgcaTGACATATTTAGAAGAATTttttcatcatccaactaaacaGCAAAAAGTACTCACTATACACTAAAGTCAtataatcattcacacactcattTTAAGCCTTAacctacttttaatatttggaaattatttctagtgtttctacatcttcttattctgttgtatgattattttgtttactttgattttgttgaatatgactttttgctgttgTCAAAACAGAACTTTCCTGCAGATAATAGGTATCACCATTTCATCTTATATCATATTCAGTACTTCATTTATGGTTCTGCTGATGTCACTCATAATTAACAACCCCACCTCATTCACATGAACGTGCTTGTAGCTGGAAAATCCAGAGTTGACTGTGCTAGTTAATAACCAGCTTTGTGTTACCGGTTATTCAGGATTGCCAATGTTAGGCTCAGAGAAGCCAGGTCACCCAAAGAGAGCTAGACTaagttgaacttgcttcgtgaTACAAGTCTCTCATCTAGAGGTGGGAACTGGCTAGTCTTCCTTTGCAAAAAAATGATCTAAAAATTAATGATGCCTCTCCATTCCATTGTTTTCCTTGATCTTGgacatgcatttttttattgataagTCCACCAAACCCACCTGACTAATTTGCACATTGAGATCTGATCATAACGTGGAAAGAATCGTGATAATGTCAGTGGATCTGAggtcattatccagataatgtTTCCAAATACAGATCAGTATTTAATGTGATGCAAAATTACCACAGTACTTCTCAAGTTGGCACATGGTACTCTACATTCATCTGAGTCTTTAAAAGTTCTTAAAATGGGGCACCTAAGTGCCTTACTGGTTAGGATGCAATGTTCATGGTTTGATTCTGGTTGTAAAGCCTTGGTGCCTTCTATATTGTCTCTCATCTCTCCCTGTTAGGCTacctgtttctgtctctgcactTTCAGCCAtcaaatgaaggaaaaaaatcttttaaaatgctgaaagtTTTGTACaattgaaagatgtttttttttttttccatccctCAGCCCCAATATATTAACAGCAGTCCAGATGgtgcttttctctgtctgaacTACACAGGAAGACACCACTCTGGCAGAAGAAGATGTCCAAAATTTGTCCTCCAATGGATTATTACAACCTACAATCACAAACTTCATCAACAACCTACTGCCAACAGAAATAAGTAAAATtaataaagttgtattttttgttttctaaagaCACATTCTCTTAGACAACACCAGGCATTATGACATGGAAATCTTACAAAACTGAGCCCAAGCCAAAACCTCTCTGGAAAGAAATATTATTAAACTGTTGTGTCGACATATACCAACAATTTCATATCAGAACTACATAAGTATCCATCAAGAAAACCAAACGGAGGCAAATTGAGTGAAGATGCAGATGGAAAATCAGTTGAAAGGCCTGGTGTGGAAGTTGTTGCTGGTGAACACTTTATCATGTGGGCTGGAGGTGTGCATGGCTGCAGGAACGGTCTACATCCcacctctgctgctgcaggccGGCATGGAGGAACGCTACATGACTATGGTGCTTGGTGAGTGGATGAACCATACACATTAGGTGACCATGGGTGTAAAGGTTTGATGTTGAGGGGCAAGACTCAAGAACGCTCAGGATGAAATGGTGGATGAATGAAATTGTTTTCCTAAAATCTTTTCTCCcgcaatgatgatgatgtaccACATGGTCAGAGCTGATCCATTCAGATCCATTTTGGTATTGGACATATTGACACACAGATCCGAGAACCATGGTAGTACAATGAGACCATACCTGACCCAGTTAGACAGAGTATAATTTGGACAGGTCCTAGGTCTGTGGACCCGTGAAGACCTCTAAGCCCTAGTATTATACTGGTTTGTACTAATGTCAGACCATTATCTCTTTCTAGTATACCAGTAAAGCTGTTTACTATAGAATTACATCATAGGCTACTTGGCTATTGGCTATATTTGGCTATACTAGGCTATTGTTTGTATTATCAAACAATATGTTGCACTTCTACATGACATATTGATTTTAGGATGAGGACAAACCAATTATTAGTTTGGCTAAGCCATCTCGGATGAACTTCTCCAAATCCAATTCAATACGTAAGTTATCCTCAACTGATTTAGTAGCATCTGGAACCAATGTTACACTGGCTCTCAGGCAGTGGATGTGTCAGCCCTTAACAGACTTTCTAACATAACCCACTAACCAGACAACAAGCCAGACATGCTAGTATCAGCAGCTTACATTAgaccagaaaaacaaattttaatcCATTCTACCTTTTCTcttgtatttttgattttggaaaGGCTATAAAAAAGATGACCCTTCATACTCCTTGTACGCTTCAACATGAGGAGAAATGTAAAGCTAAACAGGCCTGCTGTGACTTGTTGCTGTTGCTGAGCTATGAttgaaaaatcactgtttgggGAACAGGTTTAATAAATGGTCAATTGGTCAGACTCAGCTGCTTACCCATGTGGCAATATGCTTGGTTTATACCCTATTGCATCACAAatgcagagaaaacacatttttttgttaacCCAACACTAACAGTGTTAACAGAATTGTAGAAAATATGCCAGGTCTcacttgattgttttttttttcccatcctTACCTGCCCAGATCCTCACTGGTcagtaaatatattttcagaacCAATAAAATCAATCACAAATCAAATAAACTGGTTTTCTCTTTCTGCCAGCGGTGGGTCCAGTTCTGGCCTTGATCTTTGTACCCATGATAGGCTCGGCTAGTGATTCACGCCAAAGCCGTTTTGGTCGACGCCGGCCCTTTATCTGGATCCTGAGCCTGGGCATTTTGCTAGGCCTGCAAGTCATGCCTCAGGCCTGGCGTCTGGCTGTGGTGATGTCCCCACAGCACACTCGCTGGTTTGAAGCTGTCCTGCAGGCTGCGGCTGTGTGTCTGATGGAGTTCTGTGGACAGGTGAGTTAGGTGCCACAAGTGCACGCTTTTACAACTTCAGTTGTACACAAAGTAAATCAGTCAGTATATTACTGAGTTACTGTTTAGATCAATTGCTTAATTTTCAGTCACAAACCAGGTATGTAATGAATCCTGTACTGTCAAAATTAAATCCATGTCCATGGTGTTGGTGACCCAATTTATACATCAATACAAAAGTATTTAAGAATTTGACTTTCTctatgaaaatataatatttgagTCTTCAGAGTGAAACACAGGAGTGGTTTCTAGGCAGCATGTAACAAAAACCACATGAATGTGCTAAACTGTGCGCAACAGAGAGAGTACTAAAAGAGAGAAGTACTAAGAAAAACAGGAGATATGTTTTCAGCTCAACTACAGCACCGTCAATAGATTTTGAACAGTTCCAGTTAACCTTTTAAGGCACATTTACTGTGTTGAAACTAGCCTTGTGTTGAACAGTGTGATGCAATACACAGTAGTGTTACACTCTTAATACAGGCAGTACATATGCTTCATTAATTTGCTTTTATTATGAAATCTACATCCAGTGGGGATTACTCAGTGTACTCAAAAAGAGGACAAGTAATGCTTTAGAAAATCAGCAGATCAGTGAGGCATAAACCAGTTGAGTAGTCCTTCAAAATCCATTAAAACacattcacttcctgtaaatcagtgattttttttaacggTGACCTTATCCTCCAGTGGtagggaagaaaataaaatcattcatttaCAGAATCAGTCCTGTTTCAACAGGAACTACAGCACATCATATTTAGTATTAAGGTAGAAGATCtcatttcattctctctttAAAGCTGCCACATGTTGaatctgaaaaatgtaaacttaaATGTAAACccagtgtgaaaaacaaaacagacgcTGGAAAACTGACATTTGCTGAAAGCAACCGTTCATCTAATTTCTCTATGTGGCAATGTGAGGGTTGGGAGAACTATTATAGGAGACCAACCACGCCACCTGGGGAATTGCACCCTGGGAAATATGTACAACGGAGAAATGGGTATTACCAGTTACCAATAACCTTGAGTTCACAATCAGACCAGGCACACAGACTTGTTACTGAGGGGACAGACATGGTTCAAGATAAAGgtatttttatcatcaaataAGGAAACTGGAAAAGGGCTGCTGAAAGACGAAAAGTAATTAGTGATTAAAAGACAATATAAAgttgtaaaaatattttattacaaaactattttaaaatataattaaagtcTTTTACCATTAAGTGTGTTACTAATATTTCCAAGAAAGACAAAAACCTGAGGGGGCTGAGGCTGGTAAATGGGGTGGTAGACTACGCAGAGGTGTGTCTTGGGGTGCTACTTTATACTCACCACATGTGCAGACACAGCAACCTAAACACTCACAGCAATGGGTGAATCACTCATGCATCCCGGTGCCTTTAATCACAGCAGACAGTGAAAGGACCTCACCCAGGGTGACTAGCCTCCCCCAATAGACTGGCCCTCAGCACCactaaatcaaataaataaaaacttcagACAAGCTTAAACAATATACCGATACCAGTAGGTTCTATCACACTACAATGTTTAGAATATGACACACAATGGCAACACTAAAGGATGGACAAAACAGCAGGCCTACTTACCACCATGGTATTGAGAGGTCTACAAGCAGGAAGACTGACTGGAGACACCAGCAAAGACGCTAAAACAATAGTTAAAGTTAGCCATCTATAAACTATTTAGCTTCTTTCTAGCATTCAAATAGCCTACATACCTCTGACCAGGGCACATGGCAGGAGCAAGAGGAAGAGCAAAACCATCAAGTGTCAGGTTATATAATCTGGCCTTAATCATGACAATATTCACTTGCACTAGGGGAGCATTCCCCACCACATCTACATACAAACACTTGtgccatcagaataatttgaaagatgatTGTAATTTACTGGGCCGGCTCTCAATAATCAGTTTAGAGAGATGACCTCACTAACATCGGTCAAAATCTTGTTTAGTTCAGGGCTAATCTGCCTTGACGATAACGCTTCTCTGTGTATGACACAGTGTGTCCTTTGCGCATTAAGCAAGACCCTTTTGATTAGTGCCTGCAATCCCTTTCTTTCCCTGTCATGGTCTGTGTACTGTCAGGTAACAGTCAAGAAGCTTAAAGAGCTCATCAGCTGTTGCTCTACTTGGGATGTACTtgcaaaacagcaaatcctcacacaGCGACTCTGACGCCACAAAGCAAACATAAGCAATAAACAAGCAGTCTTTACTGCTGTCAGTAGCCTCGTCCACTTGTAGGGTGAAACATTTGTCTTTCAGTTTTTCGGTGAGTTGTTCTTCAAGGTCATTTGAAATGTCACATATACATCTGGCAACTGTGTCATTGGACAGAGGGACAACCTTCAATTTTGCGGCACTTGTCTTATTAAGCATAGTTGACACCATATCTAAAGCTGCGGGGAGTATGAGCTCCTCTGCTATTGTGTGTGGTTTCTTGCACTGGGCAATTCTGTATGCGACTTTGTATAATGCCATTAATGCATAGTTGTCCACTGATGCAGTTTTTACAAAGCAATGTTCCTGCTGACAGTATTTCACTAAGTTTTCTCTGAAAGAACTCAAGTGGTTTATTGTCACATACTCTCAGCTGCCATAGATTAAATACTCACTGGTCTCTCCTCATGTCCTGCCACATTCACTGTGAACCCAAAAGCAAAATAAGCTTTGTCATAGTTTCTTGACTTGGTTTTTGGTTGATTACTGTCACTTGTTTGTTTCAGAAGCATTGCcgatttttctttttgtccctGTCAAATATCTCTCCGTTATGTAAACCTACAGACTCTCTGTCTGAATGAACACCATTGCCAGCGTGAAAGCACAGTTTGTTTATGTTCCACTGTGAAAAAGACTCCAACGTCAAAACATTAGTTCCACACTACATGCTACATTAGTTTAAAGCAAGTGTATGTAAACTAATCTGGTGTAACATTAGCACAAGTTGAGTCAGTGATAGGAATATCGAactaaagtttgctaacatttgccATCATAAGCTATgggtcataccagaccaagtaaagCTATAGCAACAAAACCCAAGAGTTTTTAATTGCTTATAAATCCAACTTTTTGTTTGTAAGGGGAAGAATTTGTAATTTCTTCTCTGAAAAGTTACAAATTCTCGCTTTAAACCACTCAAAAACTCAGCTAATTTTCTCCATAAGGACTGGGTCAGTATTCGGTCTGGCAACATAGGCAAACTACCCCACAACtttcattacattttgattaaaatcCTTGCATGACATCCCCAACTTAGCCTCACTCACTTCATGCCAGTGAAAGCCAAATACACAAATCTCTTGTGAAATAACCCAAACTGTTCTAAATTTGGAagtttattttgtgttcatgtaggaTGCCATCGCTTATAGTGTGAAGCTGAATGATTAAATATGTTCTCAGGGCCTTCGAGGTAACACAGTAACTGTGATTTGGTGTCTTGTGTTTGGCTAAGCATTGTGTTGGCTCCTCAGGCCTGTCTCACCCTGCTGGTGGCCCTGCTTTCAGACCTGTTCCCCGGGGAGGAGGAGAATCGCAGAGCATTCTCAGTTAATTCTCTGATGACCAGCCTGGGGGGTTGCCTGGGGTAAGGCACATATTAAACTTTTCTCTCCTAACTGGTTCTTTCTtccacatacatgaacacatacTTATCAGCAGACCTCACCGATTGTCAGGAACCTGTTCTGGCTGAAATGTGAGGCATGCAAACACAACTGTCACTTATCAGAAATATTATGGGGGAAACAGAGGGATCATGAACAGTATGTATAGACAGAGGGAGACATGAGAAACTAAaactatggctgcaactaacaattagtTTCATTAACAATCTgcaaattatttataaaatatcagataatagtgaaaaatgcccaacACAGTTTCCCAAAGTGCTTGTTTTGAAAAAACGGAACAAAACACACTTacaatgattaattgatcattaaaGGGAATagttgtgtgtctgtctacCAAAGTGTCTTTTTTATACTACCACTGGAGGGTGCCACAGTTAAAAATCTTCAAATTCTACATATAGtgtctttaagaaaaaaaagattgtggCTAAAGAATAGCACAGGAACAGTTTCTCaaattcatctttctttttgttgatGACTTGAACTTCAGAATTTCAATGTTAACATACAACAAACTACTGAACAGTGTCTCTAAGCTATATAAAAGTCTGCTGTAGTGTCTACatgcaaacagataaaaaagggaaagagactTGGGAATTAATTTAGATAACAAGGACTGATCATTATTCTGTTTGAAAATTCATAAATGCTCTTATAATGTGAGGCATAAACTCAACATAATGCTGTACACAGAGCATATTATACACCAGAGAAGCTACACAGAATGAACTATTGAagaataggttcacaatttttcttaaaacaacagtgtccagtgaaagaggttttccttgctgtaatcattcctcctgttcaaactggctattaaaaaattcccttcaaatgtgttttcaatgtaagtgatggggacaaaattcacagtgtgtccacacatttacagtctttttagcatcaaattccctctttgtgtttcctcagacagtgtttccctgttgagctgcagtggaagtatagtaacaaaaagagggactttggcactaaaaagactgtaacgttgaaagatatctacttgatttcaCTCATTTGGACTTTATCACTCATTTTGGattttatctgaagcttcatattagcttcagataaaatacattattgcacagaaggagggctgtggacTTTGTCCCtgatcacttacattgtaagtgcattttgAAAGgattttctaatggtcagtatgaggAATTGTTACAGCAAGGAAaatatgtttcagtgttcatttgggtacaTGACtgtaagacagacttgaaaaattgtgaacctgtcgtttaaatcttgtttttgtgttagcACTATAAAAAGCAGAAGGGCAACTTCTTTAATATGTTGTGGTCTTGCAGTGTTTTTGGAACTCTGTGATTAGTATTATTTCTTCTTGTCCTCACCTTTTTAATTCCATTATCACCTCACCCGTGTCTACTTGGCACAAGCAAATCAGACTGTTGGGACAAGtcccaaaaaatatatatcaatctCACACTTCTTGCTGCAAGGAAGTATATCACAGTTAATTGGAAATCTGAATGTCCACCTACAATACCTCACTGaccaaaaaacatttgataattgattaattaaatttatttattattaaatttcctttcaatatttttcaactGCCAATTGACAAAATTTAGACATAAGACATTacacatgaataataaaataataacacaagATATTGGAAAATTTTCTTTGAGCAGAGATGCATGTCACTGTCTTCAACTCTGGTTCCTGGTTCAGGTTCCTGCTCCCTGCAGTGGACTGGAGCCAAGCACCCTTAGCAACATACCTTGGAGGCCAGGAGGCCTTCATCTACACCCTACTCACCGTCCTCTTCCTCAGCTGCCTTCTCACCACTGCCTTCATCCCAGAAGAGAGATccagaggaggggagagaaagactGTCGCCTGTAGGAGTTTGAAAAGCTGGAGGGGTAGATGCTGCCCGCACTTCTTCCTTCCCAGGCCACAGTGTTTCCATGTTGCACTGGGCCACTGTGCATCAGCCTGTATGACAGTGTTACCTCGTATGTATgcagcatgtgtgcatgtgccgGCGGTCATATGGAGACTGTTTGTAGCGGAGATGTGCAGCTGGATGGCGCTGACGAGTTTCATGCTCTTCTTTGTTGACTTTATGGGGGAGGGATTGTACCAGGGGGTGCCAAGCGCGGAGCCAGAGACACAGGAAAGGAAACACTATGATGAAGGTAGGGTAAGTGGTTCTTTGACTCTGCACACTCAGGGTTAACTCAGCTGGTGAGATTATTTTACCTCATGCACACCTCATTTCTGCCTCTAGGTGTACGTGTGGCCAGTCTGGGACTCTTCCTGCAGTGTGTGGTGTCGGTGCTGTGCTCACTGCTAATGGACTGCTGGGTTGCTCTGCTGGGAGCCAGAGTGGTGTACATCAGTGGTGCAGCTCTGCTGGTgttcaccaccatcaccatgaGTATCTCAGACAGTGTGATAACGATCACTGTCATGGCAGCCATGACAGGATACACACTCTGTGTCTTGCATGTCCTACCATACACACTGCTGTGTCTCTATCACTCGGACAGACAGGTTAGTCAGTCTCTTAACCACACACTGTCACAGTCTCTCTTcagtattacacacacacacacacacacacacacacacacacacacacatatatatatatatatatatatatatatatatatataaagaccACTTAAAGCAGCAAAACCTAACCAAATATGAGAACCCACTTTCAAGTGTTCAACCAGTTCATTTTCCCCTCTGTGAAGTTTATCATTACATTTATGGATGTAGTGACGGAGGATAACCCAACCAATAAACccatcatttttttattttcagaatttaaaggataaggctggtgatactcgatatttttgttgttgtcaacaaattccatgaaaagaccgAATCCAACAATGCATTAGTCCATCTCTCattactttctgacttccctgcctgtggcactcagccccaagcTCACTGCTCCCTATTGGAGAtgttaatctttatttaaaatgtcatggATATATTCATTGAGGGTAGAGAGAGGGGACCCTGGGCAGATTCGCAGCAAGGGCCATGTAGGTACATGGTATGTACCTTAAACATTACAGCTTGCCTACACTGAAAGCATCTTTACATGCCGCGTTTTTCAGTCATCATTCTCATGTGtgtctgacagaacagatacatttctattataattaatatttctgtttacaTAGGCCTCATGTTAGCtcacatttcacttgtgtaactGTGAACAGAAGCATATTTTTAGGCTTCCTGtcttattttctctattttttctAGCAGCATGCATCATTAGAGGGTGCTAAAGTCAAAATGTCCTAATTGGCTTCAAGGACtactaaatatacagtaaatgagtTTGGATacactttcccattcatttgaatgagaaagtgtgtcaaaacttttgactggtactgtggATCgaaaaaagtttaaagaaattttgggaaatatgcgtATTCCCTTTCTTTACAAGAGTGAGAGGAGAAGATCAAGAGcactctttgtctgtgtgttgagtACAGAGCTGGAGCTTGGAAGTGGTTATcttaacttagcataaagactagaagcagagggaaacagcttgcctggctctgtccaaagtttaaaaagatGCTACCAAAGCTCAGCAGAAGTGAGGTggatttttgaactttggagagagccaagttagctgtttccccctgttcccagtctttatgctaagctaagctaatcgcctcCCAATTCCAGCTCTGTactcaacacacagacatgagaatggTAAGGATCCCTTTTATCTCATTCTCAGAAATCAATCTAATTtgatttctcaaaatgttgaacaattCTTTAAGGGCAGCATATTCTCCACTACATTGTTAAGTATGCATTCTTTATCTGAGAACTAATGACAGTAAATGATCTTCATTTTAGTACTTGTCTCTCAGCTTTCACCCTCTTCTCTTCAAAGGCTTTTTTCACCTCGTCCAAGCCCAGACCCCTTCAGCTCAGTGACAGTGATGACCCACTGCTTGCCAAGTCCCTCCTCTCCTGTGGTCCAGCCACTCCTTATGCTAATCGCACCCCAGGAGGGCTGACTTTACCCAGAGTAGACCCCTCTGTCGGGTCACCCTACGTTCCACTGTTTGCAGGTGGAAGTGACAGAGGTGAAGGAGACTACACACCGGTCTCCCAAAGAGGGTTGTGTTTTGACATGGCAATACTGGACAGTGCTTACTTGCTTTCACAGGTAAGAGTGGGTGATGGGAACATGAATCTGTTGTTCAAATGACtgattgtttattatttatcagaACACAGTACAATATGAAATGACACATGGAGCCGATTCTAATATgtaatcaaatcaaatacagTCCATAAAAATGCATCAGTCAGCTATGGCAAGAACATCAGGCACAAAATCATTAACAAGATACAAATTCTATTGCATTTGCATTTATGGCTTAATTTCCTGTATACAGAACTTACTGACAGTTCAGGAAACATCTAGAATGACTCCCACAGTCCCTTGGAGCTGTGTCCAAAGTTCCTGAATAAATCAGCAGCTCTTTCAGTGAATTTttcaaaactgaacaaatatctgcaaaagTTATctgctgaaaaactgaaaaaacatcTTGACTTTTGCATCTTGCAATTCACTGAAGTTACTCTGCTGCCAAGACAGCTTAACCAGCTCTCATTTTGTGAACTTTGCTCTGTAACTGTGTAGCCTTTGCCCACAGCAGACATACAAAAAGATATCTGCTGTATGCCTGAAGATTTATGTTCTGTATATCAGAGAGATCTCTGCCCAAAAGCTCTTCAAAAATCAACAGCATATTGGAGTATCAGCATATCAAGGTTGTGGCAGTACTCAGCTTAGTAGTTTGCATTTGTTCTGTTTCTATATCTGTTTGGGGATTTGAGGAGAATGAAACCTGCTATGTCTGGGCCATGTTCATGGCTATGACCTATAACTGGCAGCAACATGGAATGCTACTTGTCTAGTCTTGGTCTTCAAACACAATAACGAACACAAGTCCACAACTAATACAAATAGTTATTAATGTTTGCTGATGCTGTAAACTGTTTATttgcatcattattttttaaacacgtgtaaaacatgtaacatgtttcCAGACTTCTGAAACGTTGCCCACATGTCAATTTGTTCAAAGAATTCAATTTTTCCGGTAAGAAAAACATCAGAGCTTATAGGTGTGATTAAGAATGTGTGCCTCACAACCAGCTAGCTGCTTAGCTACATCCAAGAAAAgtcaaaacagagaaacagccaAAAAAATTGGCAACAAGCATGGATGAGATCAACACAACTGTACAGGttgttgtaaagttgtgttaGATAGAATGGAAATTTTAGATACAGCTCAATTGTGTACAGAATCTGTGGAAAAACACAAGTGGGCTCGGAGAGATGCAATTTTGCTCTAATTTTGCAAAGAAGTGCCTGTGGGAAACTGTACATGTTTCAACTTAAGTGAAAAAATTGTGCTTATCCCAATGCTTTAAGAATTTACTTTATTGATAttaagaaagaggaaaacagtTAAGGGACTGGAAGGAAGACACACAGGCACTCTCCACACACATGCTTTTGTTTGAGTTACTAGCTAGCTAATGTGAATTAGCAGCGGTCAAATTCGCACAAATAAT from Thunnus maccoyii chromosome 3, fThuMac1.1, whole genome shotgun sequence includes these protein-coding regions:
- the LOC121894415 gene encoding solute carrier family 45 member 3; the protein is MQMENQLKGLVWKLLLVNTLSCGLEVCMAAGTVYIPPLLLQAGMEERYMTMVLAVGPVLALIFVPMIGSASDSRQSRFGRRRPFIWILSLGILLGLQVMPQAWRLAVVMSPQHTRWFEAVLQAAAVCLMEFCGQACLTLLVALLSDLFPGEEENRRAFSVNSLMTSLGGCLGFLLPAVDWSQAPLATYLGGQEAFIYTLLTVLFLSCLLTTAFIPEERSRGGERKTVACRSLKSWRGRCCPHFFLPRPQCFHVALGHCASACMTVLPRMYAACVHVPAVIWRLFVAEMCSWMALTSFMLFFVDFMGEGLYQGVPSAEPETQERKHYDEGVRVASLGLFLQCVVSVLCSLLMDCWVALLGARVVYISGAALLVFTTITMSISDSVITITVMAAMTGYTLCVLHVLPYTLLCLYHSDRQAFFTSSKPRPLQLSDSDDPLLAKSLLSCGPATPYANRTPGGLTLPRVDPSVGSPYVPLFAGGSDRGEGDYTPVSQRGLCFDMAILDSAYLLSQVMPAMCLGTIVQLVNSVRAYMASACCFSLLAFLFSTRVVYSHADLQR